The following proteins are co-located in the Pseudanabaena sp. BC1403 genome:
- a CDS encoding mechanosensitive ion channel — MRELASFVLAQASTTKSFAIEELLRPEGIVFQLVFAIAILVGGWVIAIFFSSMAEGLLKRTDVDNKLSNWLTGSRSSSLPIEKWAGITVFWIIILFTLVGFFQFLRLDAVATPLNSLLAQIASFLPKLGGAAIIAGIAWVLATISKVIVGRYLRSAQVDAKVNESVGESNTEVMPLSETLSSALYWFILLLFLPLILDTLGLVQALQPIQNLVNQVLSALPKILKALMIGGIGWLIAQVVKRIVTNLLATSGADRFLQRWTPNQTEYTLSQVVGNFIYVLILIPTAISTLEALEVGAISRPATAMLDQVLRFLPQVFVASAILTVAYFLGQFARDIISGILTGLGFNNILQWLGFSAIASAPTESRVNVDDENSSITSLPPQTPSQIVGIIVFLAIMLVAIATATDVLQINALTRIVFGVLLVAGQVLSGVVIFAIGLYLANLAFNLITSTGGRQSRILGHAARISIVALITAMALKQMGIASNIVDLAFGLLTGAIAVAIAVAFGLGGKDIASQQLREWLESFKRND, encoded by the coding sequence ATGCGCGAGTTGGCTTCTTTCGTCTTGGCACAAGCCTCGACGACAAAGAGTTTTGCGATCGAAGAATTACTGAGACCAGAAGGAATCGTATTCCAGCTTGTCTTTGCGATCGCTATCTTAGTTGGTGGTTGGGTAATTGCCATATTTTTCTCTTCTATGGCCGAAGGGTTACTGAAACGGACGGATGTTGATAATAAACTGTCGAATTGGTTAACAGGTTCTCGTAGTAGTAGTCTGCCAATTGAGAAATGGGCAGGTATTACAGTTTTTTGGATCATCATCCTATTCACTTTGGTTGGATTTTTCCAATTTCTTAGACTAGATGCAGTTGCAACTCCACTAAATAGTTTGCTAGCGCAAATTGCATCATTCTTGCCGAAACTTGGAGGTGCAGCGATTATCGCAGGCATCGCATGGGTCTTAGCAACCATCAGTAAAGTCATCGTCGGGCGCTATTTGCGATCGGCTCAAGTTGATGCCAAAGTAAATGAGAGCGTGGGTGAATCAAATACCGAAGTGATGCCTCTTAGTGAGACTCTATCTTCGGCTTTGTATTGGTTTATCTTGCTGCTCTTTTTACCTTTAATTCTTGATACCCTTGGCTTAGTTCAAGCACTTCAGCCCATTCAAAACCTTGTCAATCAGGTCTTGAGCGCTCTACCAAAAATCCTCAAGGCGCTAATGATTGGTGGGATCGGCTGGTTGATTGCTCAAGTAGTAAAGCGAATTGTCACGAATCTCTTAGCTACTAGTGGTGCAGATCGTTTTCTTCAGCGTTGGACTCCTAATCAAACTGAATATACTCTGTCTCAAGTAGTTGGGAACTTCATCTATGTATTGATTCTAATCCCCACAGCTATCTCTACATTAGAAGCCTTAGAAGTTGGCGCAATCTCTCGGCCTGCAACAGCAATGCTTGATCAAGTATTGCGCTTCTTACCTCAAGTTTTTGTGGCTAGTGCGATTCTTACTGTTGCCTATTTCCTCGGTCAATTTGCTAGAGACATTATTTCTGGAATTCTGACGGGCTTGGGCTTTAACAATATCTTGCAATGGTTAGGATTCTCAGCGATCGCTTCAGCACCAACGGAATCCCGTGTAAATGTTGATGATGAGAATAGCTCCATCACTTCACTTCCACCACAAACACCTTCGCAAATCGTTGGCATTATAGTGTTTCTAGCGATTATGCTAGTGGCGATCGCTACAGCAACCGATGTTTTACAGATTAATGCGCTCACCCGTATTGTCTTTGGAGTGCTGCTAGTAGCAGGTCAAGTTTTAAGCGGCGTAGTTATTTTTGCGATCGGCTTATACCTTGCTAATCTTGCCTTTAACTTGATTACGAGCACTGGCGGCAGACAATCCCGAATCCTCGGTCATGCGGCTCGGATTTCGATTGTTGCTCTGATTACAGCAATGGCTCTCAAACAGATGGGTATCGCTAGTAATATTGTCGATCTCGCCTTTGGCTTATTAACTGGCGCAATTGCAGTTGCGATCGCAGTTGCTTTTGGTTTAGGTGGCAAAGATATTGCTTCTCAACAATTACGTGAATGGCTAGAATCATTCAAACGGAACGATTAA
- a CDS encoding amino acid ABC transporter substrate-binding protein: MHYQKRSPNQGLWHFWKKFLNRLIHSAFWQKAIALLLVGLCVFALAACEPIPEPNQSTVGSANRLKNVLSRGKLVCGVSGELPGFSFVNKEGKYSGLDVDVCRAIAAAIFDNPEAVQFRNLNAKERFTALQSGEIDVLSRNTTWTLSRDTASRLAFMPVVFYDGQGVMVRKDSNIKAIADLKDADICAQTGTTTEQNLADQMRKRNLSYKPVVYEDVNATFAAYQSGRCAAITADRSALVVRRTRLADPENHVVLDFVISKEPLAPAVGDGDSKWSDIVKWIIFSAIEAEDLDISSTNLTTQLQSKNAEVRRFLGVDGSLGKDMGIANDFTARVVKHVGNYAEIYDRNLGKDSPFKLPRGQNELWKNGGLMYAPPFR, from the coding sequence ATGCATTATCAAAAGCGATCGCCTAATCAAGGTCTCTGGCACTTCTGGAAAAAGTTTCTTAATAGGCTAATTCATAGCGCATTCTGGCAAAAGGCGATCGCTTTGTTATTAGTAGGTTTATGTGTTTTTGCCTTAGCTGCTTGCGAGCCAATTCCAGAGCCAAATCAATCGACTGTTGGTAGTGCTAATCGACTCAAAAACGTACTTAGTCGTGGCAAGTTGGTTTGCGGTGTCAGTGGTGAGTTACCAGGATTTAGCTTTGTGAATAAAGAGGGCAAATATTCGGGGCTGGATGTCGATGTTTGTCGGGCGATCGCGGCGGCAATATTTGACAATCCTGAAGCAGTGCAGTTTCGCAACCTTAATGCCAAAGAGCGCTTTACGGCTTTGCAGTCTGGCGAAATCGATGTGCTAAGCCGCAATACTACATGGACATTGAGCAGAGACACCGCTTCTCGTCTTGCCTTTATGCCCGTAGTCTTTTATGACGGTCAAGGTGTGATGGTGCGGAAGGATAGCAATATTAAAGCGATCGCGGATCTAAAGGATGCGGATATTTGCGCTCAAACTGGGACAACGACAGAACAAAATCTCGCAGATCAAATGCGTAAGCGTAACCTTTCTTATAAGCCCGTAGTTTATGAAGACGTGAATGCTACTTTTGCGGCTTATCAGTCAGGACGTTGTGCAGCAATTACAGCCGATCGCTCTGCGCTGGTAGTACGTCGTACTCGACTTGCTGATCCTGAAAATCATGTAGTTTTAGATTTTGTAATTTCCAAAGAGCCGCTAGCCCCTGCGGTTGGTGATGGTGACTCGAAATGGTCAGATATTGTCAAGTGGATTATTTTTTCTGCGATCGAGGCAGAAGATTTAGATATTTCTTCGACGAATCTGACGACTCAATTACAAAGTAAAAATGCGGAAGTTCGGAGATTTCTAGGAGTTGATGGCAGCTTAGGTAAAGATATGGGCATCGCTAACGATTTCACAGCGCGAGTGGTTAAGCATGTTGGTAATTATGCCGAAATTTACGATCGCAACCTTGGCAAAGATAGTCCATTCAAATTGCCGCGTGGACAAAATGAACTCTGGAAAAATGGTGGATTAATGTACGCACCACCATTTCGATAA
- the cysE gene encoding serine O-acetyltransferase, with product MIKTLRADFAIIFERDPAARNWLEVLLCYPGLHAIALYRFAHWLHTLKLPVIPRMISQFARFLTGIEIHPGARIGMGAFIDHGMGVVIGETAIVGEYVLIYQGVTLGGTGKQSGKRHPTLGDNVVIGAGAKVLGNIEIGSNSRIGAGSVVLKCVPPDCTVVGIPGRIVHRHGVRVSALDHFQVPDPEGDVIRSLIGRVEQLERHAEANTLHPINNYIIDSELLKNVRPRHLTPCDRANCFEPEEYEGFSEGGGI from the coding sequence ATTATCAAAACACTGCGAGCTGACTTCGCAATCATTTTTGAACGCGACCCTGCTGCGCGTAACTGGCTAGAAGTGCTGTTATGCTACCCAGGACTTCACGCGATCGCCCTATATCGCTTTGCTCATTGGCTGCATACTCTTAAGTTACCCGTGATTCCCCGCATGATCTCACAATTTGCGAGATTCCTAACGGGCATCGAGATTCACCCAGGCGCGAGAATTGGCATGGGTGCATTCATCGATCACGGTATGGGCGTGGTAATTGGCGAAACTGCGATCGTTGGTGAATATGTATTGATTTATCAAGGAGTAACCCTTGGTGGTACTGGCAAACAATCGGGCAAACGTCACCCCACCCTCGGCGACAACGTAGTTATTGGTGCTGGCGCAAAGGTCTTAGGCAATATTGAAATTGGTAGCAATTCGCGAATTGGCGCTGGCTCTGTTGTTTTGAAATGTGTTCCTCCCGATTGCACCGTGGTTGGCATTCCTGGACGCATTGTCCATCGCCATGGTGTAAGGGTTTCCGCTCTTGATCACTTTCAGGTTCCCGATCCTGAAGGCGATGTCATCCGATCGCTTATTGGTCGCGTTGAGCAGTTGGAGAGACATGCTGAGGCTAACACCTTGCATCCCATTAACAATTACATTATTGATTCAGAACTGCTCAAGAATGTCCGACCTCGCCACCTTACGCCATGCGATCGTGCTAATTGTTTTGAACCTGAAGAATATGAAGGTTTTTCTGAAGGCGGTGGTATTTAA
- a CDS encoding phycocyanin, with the protein MLTMHRILDEKANDIGNVYLTDSDLLSLERFANNFSVRLKTYNLLRDCSDEITMRSLRLLAQQYPELIQKQLQRCKYDMSNVIRYMSLSILRDDELFFRETLMDWLTNIINSYQVTKECSTAYRLMQSVIDEMLPAECAALIKPYSEMSKSSLLNV; encoded by the coding sequence ATGCTAACAATGCATCGTATCTTGGATGAAAAAGCCAATGACATCGGCAACGTTTACCTAACTGACAGTGATTTGCTCAGTTTAGAGCGATTTGCTAACAATTTTTCAGTGCGGCTTAAGACTTACAATCTTTTGCGCGATTGCAGTGATGAAATCACGATGCGATCGCTTAGGCTTTTGGCTCAACAATATCCTGAATTAATCCAGAAGCAGCTGCAACGCTGCAAATATGATATGTCTAACGTGATTCGTTATATGTCACTATCAATATTGCGTGACGATGAATTATTCTTTCGTGAAACATTGATGGATTGGTTGACAAATATTATCAATTCTTATCAAGTTACCAAGGAATGTTCTACTGCATATCGCCTTATGCAATCAGTTATAGATGAGATGTTACCCGCAGAATGTGCAGCACTGATAAAACCTTATTCAGAGATGTCTAAATCTTCTTTGCTCAACGTCTAG
- a CDS encoding ABC transporter ATP-binding protein: MQSAVKIENLRKTYGDTVAVDGISLNVTQGQIYGLLGPNGAGKTTTMRCLCTLTTPDSGLIEVAGATDARAIRNRLGYVAQEVALDKVLTGRELLRFQAALYHIAPNQIGDRIDSVLDLLQLEPYADKLSGTYSGGLKKRLDLAAGLLHQPSVLILDEPTVGLDIQSRFAIWEFLRKLRASGVTVLISSHYLEEIDALADRVAIIDRGKIIAEGTTDELKTKVGGDRITVRIREFADRQDAEQAKKILQQLPIVQSITINSAQGNAVNLFVTPDANAISEIQNMLAAVDIEVFSLSQSRPSLDDVFLAATGQTILDAEIAQSEILSANKGKKKSKK; this comes from the coding sequence ATGCAATCGGCAGTAAAAATTGAAAATCTCAGGAAAACTTATGGCGATACCGTTGCCGTAGATGGAATTTCTCTAAATGTTACGCAAGGACAAATCTATGGGCTGTTAGGTCCAAATGGGGCAGGCAAAACTACAACAATGCGTTGCCTTTGCACTCTCACTACGCCTGACTCTGGGTTGATCGAGGTGGCTGGGGCAACCGATGCAAGAGCTATTCGCAATCGACTAGGGTATGTTGCTCAAGAAGTGGCATTGGACAAAGTCTTGACGGGTCGTGAATTATTAAGGTTTCAAGCTGCTTTGTATCATATTGCGCCGAACCAAATCGGCGATCGCATTGACAGTGTCTTAGATTTGCTGCAACTAGAGCCTTACGCCGATAAACTTTCGGGGACTTATTCGGGTGGTTTGAAAAAACGGTTGGATTTGGCTGCTGGTTTACTACATCAACCATCAGTGCTGATTCTTGATGAGCCTACAGTGGGCTTAGATATTCAGAGTCGTTTCGCGATTTGGGAGTTCTTACGCAAGCTCCGAGCATCGGGTGTAACGGTATTAATCTCAAGTCATTACCTTGAAGAAATTGATGCTCTTGCCGATCGCGTCGCAATTATTGATAGGGGCAAAATTATTGCTGAAGGCACTACTGATGAACTAAAAACTAAAGTAGGAGGCGATCGCATTACGGTGAGAATTCGTGAGTTTGCGGATCGGCAAGATGCGGAACAGGCTAAAAAGATTTTGCAGCAGTTACCAATTGTGCAGAGCATCACAATTAATTCAGCTCAAGGTAATGCAGTTAATTTATTTGTTACACCTGATGCGAATGCAATTAGCGAAATTCAAAATATGTTGGCAGCAGTTGATATTGAAGTATTTAGTTTGTCCCAGTCACGACCTAGTCTTGACGATGTATTTCTAGCGGCAACGGGGCAGACTATTCTTGATGCCGAAATCGCCCAGTCAGAGATATTGTCAGCAAATAAAGGTAAAAAGAAATCTAAAAAATAA
- a CDS encoding aspartyl/asparaginyl beta-hydroxylase domain-containing protein — translation MFKNPTDYEFTQDLEANWQVIKQELEQISSSDFLDWPEKYLYGKGWQTFGLYGFGMKLGKNCKICPETTKLVNKIPNMVTAGFSSLAPNAHIAPHTGYPDGVLRCHLGLVGCDGCSLRVGDEVREWQEGKCLVFDDTTEHEAWNRGDRTRVILLIDFKMDALSTNSQNIEDASSSSGKGFWQNLKGLLSGSKSE, via the coding sequence ATGTTTAAAAATCCTACTGATTATGAATTTACTCAAGACTTAGAGGCAAATTGGCAGGTAATCAAGCAAGAACTAGAGCAGATTAGCAGCTCCGATTTTCTTGATTGGCCAGAAAAGTACCTCTATGGCAAAGGATGGCAAACCTTTGGTTTATATGGCTTTGGGATGAAACTTGGTAAGAACTGCAAGATTTGTCCAGAGACGACTAAGCTAGTCAATAAGATTCCGAACATGGTAACAGCAGGATTTTCTTCACTTGCACCAAATGCGCATATTGCCCCTCACACTGGTTATCCTGACGGAGTTTTACGCTGTCATTTGGGTTTAGTGGGTTGTGATGGATGCAGTTTGAGAGTTGGCGATGAGGTGCGAGAATGGCAAGAAGGAAAATGTCTAGTATTTGATGATACAACTGAGCATGAAGCTTGGAATCGTGGCGATCGCACTAGAGTGATTTTACTAATTGACTTTAAAATGGACGCTCTATCAACCAATAGTCAAAATATAGAAGATGCATCATCATCTTCTGGCAAGGGATTTTGGCAAAATCTCAAAGGATTGCTTTCTGGTTCAAAATCTGAATAA
- a CDS encoding YqiA/YcfP family alpha/beta fold hydrolase has protein sequence MNYLYLHGFASSPQSTKATFMKQKFAEVGLTLHVPDLNLTDFSTVTLSDQLDYLDRTYLNNNEPLVVIGSSLGGFLATQLAAQKTQVQKLVLFAPAFGFSLRISKALGEENVTKWQQDNIREFYHYGLKRNVNLQFQFFVDAQKYSEEKLTRSLPILIFHGVHDDVVPASLSEEFTKRRSQVTLKLLDDDHALGKDLESIWQDIKYFCDF, from the coding sequence ATGAATTACCTATATTTACATGGCTTTGCTTCCAGCCCTCAGTCTACTAAGGCGACATTTATGAAGCAAAAATTTGCGGAGGTTGGGCTAACTTTGCATGTGCCTGATCTCAATCTCACCGACTTTTCGACAGTGACGCTCTCAGATCAACTTGACTATCTAGATCGCACTTACCTCAATAACAACGAACCGCTTGTGGTGATTGGCTCTAGCCTTGGTGGATTTTTAGCTACACAACTTGCTGCCCAAAAAACACAAGTCCAAAAACTAGTTTTGTTTGCCCCTGCTTTTGGATTTAGTCTGAGAATCTCCAAAGCATTAGGTGAAGAGAATGTTACTAAATGGCAACAAGATAACATTCGTGAGTTTTATCATTACGGGCTGAAGCGTAATGTAAATTTACAATTTCAATTTTTTGTTGATGCTCAGAAATATTCCGAGGAAAAGCTCACGCGATCGCTACCTATCCTCATCTTTCATGGCGTTCATGATGATGTTGTGCCAGCATCTCTCAGTGAGGAATTTACCAAAAGGCGATCGCAAGTTACTTTAAAGTTACTAGACGACGACCATGCCCTTGGTAAAGATTTGGAAAGCATTTGGCAAGACATCAAGTATTTTTGTGATTTCTGA
- a CDS encoding ATP-dependent 6-phosphofructokinase — MTKPKRIGILTSGGDCGGLNAVIRAVVRRARDYDIEIYGIKGATQGLMNRPVEAELLDMKKVSGILRYGGTILGTVNKGNPFAYPMPDGTILDRSEEVIEGYHKLGLDGLIGIGGDGSLAILRRLAQQGNMNLVAVPKTIDNDLGVTENSIGFNTAVSVAVEALDRLTYTAISHSRVMILEVMGRDAGHIAVSAGIAGGAHIILIPEIPYDLDEICDRLMNRALRGFNFSTVVVAEAVKTPTGEPVTYTNSLGQTLYGGIGQYLGDQISTRTGMESRVSVLGHVQRGSTPSPLDRILGAAFGVAAVDLVSEDKYDRMVAWSNREVIDVPIADAIAKYSAVDVHGTLVHTAIGLGTYVGEIEQLA; from the coding sequence ATGACAAAGCCTAAGCGTATTGGTATTTTGACAAGTGGTGGTGACTGTGGTGGACTAAATGCAGTGATTCGGGCAGTTGTGCGCCGCGCCCGTGACTACGATATAGAGATTTATGGCATTAAAGGAGCAACCCAAGGATTGATGAATCGTCCAGTAGAAGCGGAATTACTGGACATGAAAAAGGTATCAGGGATTCTTCGCTACGGCGGCACAATTTTAGGAACCGTGAATAAAGGCAATCCCTTTGCTTATCCCATGCCCGATGGCACAATTCTCGATCGCTCTGAGGAAGTGATTGAGGGCTACCACAAACTCGGACTAGATGGACTGATTGGTATTGGAGGGGATGGGAGCTTGGCAATCTTGCGCCGCCTCGCGCAGCAGGGCAATATGAATCTCGTGGCAGTGCCGAAAACTATTGACAATGATTTGGGCGTAACCGAGAACTCGATTGGATTTAACACTGCGGTGAGTGTGGCGGTGGAAGCACTTGATCGCTTAACCTATACTGCCATCAGTCACAGCCGCGTGATGATTTTAGAAGTAATGGGACGCGATGCGGGACATATCGCCGTAAGCGCAGGAATTGCAGGTGGAGCGCATATTATCTTGATCCCAGAGATTCCCTATGACCTTGATGAAATATGCGATCGCTTGATGAATCGCGCTCTACGTGGTTTTAATTTCAGTACAGTGGTGGTCGCTGAAGCGGTAAAAACTCCTACTGGTGAGCCTGTCACATATACGAACAGTCTTGGTCAGACTCTCTATGGTGGCATCGGTCAATATCTGGGAGATCAGATAAGTACGCGCACGGGCATGGAGAGCCGAGTCAGCGTTTTGGGACATGTTCAGAGAGGTAGTACGCCATCACCACTTGATCGTATTCTTGGTGCAGCGTTTGGTGTGGCAGCGGTGGATTTAGTCTCGGAGGACAAATACGATCGCATGGTGGCTTGGTCAAATCGGGAAGTGATTGATGTACCAATTGCCGATGCGATCGCTAAATATAGCGCTGTTGATGTGCATGGCACATTGGTTCACACTGCGATCGGTTTAGGGACTTACGTCGGAGAAATCGAACAACTAGCTTAA
- a CDS encoding phycobiliprotein lyase — protein sequence MNALEFFQKSAGKWKSQRTTHHLAFRRAERGGSEIFVNPLNADDPKVIEICQMHEVEPTTAIGGAYVKWDGTMAWDKEDGESHSGETVFALVPDDETGRKGKLLRERGYAEIVPVIGRYEIDDEEALVLITDYASMSSYERFWFPSPNVRMRASSVKQFGGFTQATFCTEELIEEANNTEISEEISPVAQPAIASVFGW from the coding sequence ATGAATGCTTTAGAATTTTTTCAAAAAAGTGCAGGCAAATGGAAATCTCAACGAACTACTCATCATCTCGCCTTTCGCAGAGCTGAAAGGGGTGGTTCAGAAATTTTTGTTAATCCACTCAATGCTGATGATCCAAAGGTGATCGAAATCTGTCAAATGCATGAAGTCGAACCAACCACTGCGATCGGCGGAGCCTATGTTAAATGGGATGGAACGATGGCATGGGATAAAGAAGATGGTGAAAGCCACTCAGGCGAAACTGTATTTGCACTTGTGCCAGATGATGAGACAGGTCGTAAAGGTAAGCTTCTACGCGAACGAGGCTATGCAGAAATTGTGCCCGTGATTGGTCGCTATGAAATCGATGACGAAGAAGCGCTGGTATTAATCACTGATTATGCTTCCATGAGTTCCTATGAACGCTTCTGGTTCCCATCTCCCAATGTGCGGATGCGGGCAAGCTCAGTCAAGCAATTTGGTGGATTTACTCAGGCGACTTTCTGCACTGAAGAACTGATTGAAGAAGCTAATAATACTGAGATATCAGAAGAGATTAGTCCTGTGGCTCAACCTGCGATCGCTTCTGTTTTTGGCTGGTAA
- a CDS encoding TIGR04255 family protein encodes MEKVVNFNPFTSPLPQEVPLKDAPLIRVIAQLRFPPILSIGKSDFVGSFQEAICESYPILQPEQTQGFTFSHQGVVPMAPQVTWRFVDKADNWNWRVSLAPNFLALETTTYLSRRDFLKRLENILIALNDSFKPASIERFGLRYIDRIVGQNLQEISSLVKPEIAGMMAVNFREHIHQTISESLFTIPDGDEQIVARWGAMPAGATFDPEAIEAVADPSWILDLDMSVSKNRDFRVEELISEAQHFAERIYTFFRWAVEDDFLKRYGGQL; translated from the coding sequence ATGGAAAAGGTGGTTAATTTCAATCCATTCACTTCGCCACTACCCCAAGAGGTGCCCTTAAAAGATGCACCCCTTATTCGAGTGATTGCACAGTTGCGCTTTCCACCTATTCTTTCAATTGGGAAGAGCGATTTTGTGGGTTCGTTTCAAGAAGCAATTTGTGAGAGCTATCCTATCCTCCAGCCTGAACAAACTCAGGGTTTTACTTTTAGTCATCAGGGTGTCGTTCCAATGGCACCTCAAGTTACTTGGCGGTTTGTAGATAAAGCGGATAACTGGAACTGGAGAGTTTCGTTAGCACCTAATTTTTTGGCGCTTGAAACGACGACTTACCTGAGTCGTCGTGATTTTTTAAAGCGTCTAGAAAATATACTTATTGCGCTTAATGATAGTTTTAAGCCTGCAAGTATCGAGCGTTTTGGATTGAGATACATTGACAGGATTGTTGGACAAAATTTGCAAGAGATATCTTCTCTTGTAAAGCCTGAGATAGCGGGGATGATGGCTGTTAATTTTAGAGAACATATTCATCAAACCATCAGTGAATCTTTGTTCACTATTCCCGACGGAGACGAGCAAATTGTTGCGAGATGGGGAGCTATGCCTGCTGGTGCAACTTTTGATCCAGAGGCGATAGAAGCTGTTGCAGATCCCAGTTGGATACTTGATCTTGACATGTCTGTTTCCAAGAATCGAGACTTCCGTGTTGAGGAGTTGATAAGTGAAGCACAACATTTTGCTGAAAGAATTTACACTTTCTTTCGATGGGCGGTAGAAGATGATTTCTTAAAGCGTTATGGAGGTCAGCTATGA
- a CDS encoding phycobilisome rod-core linker polypeptide, whose amino-acid sequence MDTYTPITIGRKSTEVERQNALHQIYAQVLERQPYIHERKELSKIEKDFLKGKLGVRHFIGELVVSSVYLNSFYQDCSNLKFVEWSFKHILGRALQGKEEIAKYMDLLMMKGVSAFFHEILGSEEYRKAFGCFTIPYARDVKFYDSPLNYLQTNLLQHEHVGQRGKIIPTIYWQQLGMDCETGTCVMPEPQVETYKPSPDSEKSIVKEPIATVLNAEIEELLQMLQNSDAKQVLQSMNENQRSLLRSLAK is encoded by the coding sequence ATGGATACCTATACCCCCATTACTATTGGTCGCAAGTCCACAGAAGTAGAGCGTCAAAACGCACTTCATCAGATTTATGCTCAAGTGTTAGAGCGACAGCCCTATATACATGAACGCAAAGAACTCTCCAAGATCGAAAAGGATTTCCTGAAAGGTAAGCTTGGTGTACGCCACTTCATCGGTGAGCTAGTCGTTTCATCTGTTTATCTCAATAGCTTCTATCAGGATTGCTCAAATCTCAAATTTGTGGAATGGAGCTTTAAGCATATCCTTGGCAGAGCTCTACAAGGTAAAGAAGAAATTGCTAAGTACATGGATTTGCTGATGATGAAAGGTGTCTCTGCATTTTTTCATGAAATTCTAGGTTCTGAAGAATACCGTAAAGCGTTTGGTTGTTTCACAATTCCCTATGCCCGTGATGTCAAGTTCTATGACTCACCTCTTAACTATCTACAAACGAATCTTCTCCAACATGAGCATGTTGGTCAACGAGGCAAGATAATTCCCACAATCTATTGGCAACAGCTCGGTATGGATTGTGAAACTGGTACTTGCGTGATGCCTGAGCCTCAAGTGGAAACTTACAAGCCATCTCCAGACAGTGAAAAATCTATCGTGAAAGAGCCAATTGCTACTGTGCTAAATGCAGAAATTGAGGAGCTTCTACAAATGTTACAAAACAGCGATGCTAAGCAAGTTTTGCAAAGTATGAATGAAAATCAGCGATCGCTACTTCGCAGTCTAGCCAAATAA